The following are from one region of the Myotis daubentonii chromosome 2, mMyoDau2.1, whole genome shotgun sequence genome:
- the MAPK11 gene encoding mitogen-activated protein kinase 11 isoform X6: protein MSGPRAGFYRQELNKTVWEVPQRLQGLRPVGSGAYGSVCSAYDARLRQKVAVKKLSRPFQSLVHARRTYRELRLLRHLKHENVIGLLDVFTPATSIEDFSEVYLVTTLMGADLNNIVKCQALSDEHVQFLVYQLLRGLKYIHSAGIIHRILDFGLARQADEEMTGYVATRWYRAPEIMLNWMHYNQTAVDIWSVGCIMAELLQGKALFPGSDYIDQLKRIMEVVGTPSPEVLAKISSEHPWTSWEGCWCWTATRGSVRPRPWPTPTSASTTTLRTSPRPSPMTRAWRQRSAPWRSGRNSPTRKSSASSPQGHRSPQAAWTLSSEPLWNSRRGPSLPTPAPQPAGFPPGLPPTS, encoded by the exons ATGTCCGGCCCTCGCGCCGGCTTCTACCGGCAGGAGCTGAACAAGACGGTGTGGGAGGTGCCGCAGCGGCTGCAGGGGCTGCGCCCGGTGGGCTCGGGCGCCTACGGCTCCGTCTG CTCGGCCTACGACGCGCGTCTCCGCCAGAAGGTGGCGGTGAAGAAGCTGTCGCGCCCCTTCCAGTCGCTGGTCCACGCGCGGAGGACCTACCGGGAGCTGCGGCTGCTCCGGCACCTGAAGCACGAGAAT GTCATCGGGCTGCTGGACGTCTTCACTCCGGCCACGTCCATCGAGGACTTCAGCGAAGT GTACCTGGTGACCACGCTGATGGGCGCCGACCTCAACAACATCGTCAAGTGCCAGGCGCTGAGCGACGAGCACGTGCAGTTCCTCGTGTACCAGCTGCTCCGCGGGCTgaag TACATCCACTCGGCCGGGATCATCCACCGG ATCCTGGACTTCGGGCTGGCACGCCAGGCGGACGAGGAGATGACGGGCTACGTGGCCACGCGCTGGTACCGCGCCCCTGAGATCATGCTCAACTGGATGCACTACAACCAGACAG CAGTGGACATCTGGTCTGTGGGGTGCATCATGGCCGAGCTGCTCCAAGGAAAGGCCCTCTTCCCGGGAAGTGACT ACATTGACCAGCTGAAGCGCATCATGGAGGTGGTGGGCACGCCCAGCCCCGAGGTGCTGGCAAAGATATCCTCGGAACAC CCGTGGACCTCCTGGGAAGGATGCTGGTGCTGGACAGCGACCAGAGGCTCAGTGCGGCCGAGGCCCTGGCCCACGCCTACTTCAGCCAGTACCACGACCCTGAGGACGAGCCCGAGGCCGAGCCCTATGACGAGAGCGTGGAGGCAAAGGAGCGCACCTTGGAGGAGTGGAAGG AACTCACCTACCAGGAAGTCCTCAGCTTCAAGCCCCCAGGGCCACCGCAGCCCCCAGGCAGCCTGGACGTTGAGCAGTGAGCCGCTCTGGAACTCACGGAGGGGCCCGAGCCTGCCCACCCCGGCTCCACAGCCTGCCGGGTTCCCACCAGGATTGCCTCCCACCTCATGA
- the MAPK11 gene encoding mitogen-activated protein kinase 11 isoform X2, with protein MSGPRAGFYRQELNKTVWEVPQRLQGLRPVGSGAYGSVCSAYDARLRQKVAVKKLSRPFQSLVHARRTYRELRLLRHLKHENVIGLLDVFTPATSIEDFSEVYLVTTLMGADLNNIVKCQALSDEHVQFLVYQLLRGLKYIHSAGIIHRDLKPSNLAVNEDCELRILDFGLARQADEEMTGYVATRWYRAPEIMLNWMHYNQTVDIWSVGCIMAELLQGKALFPGSDYIDQLKRIMEVVGTPSPEVLAKISSEHPWTSWEGCWCWTATRGSVRPRPWPTPTSASTTTLRTSPRPSPMTRAWRQRSAPWRSGRNSPTRKSSASSPQGHRSPQAAWTLSSEPLWNSRRGPSLPTPAPQPAGFPPGLPPTS; from the exons ATGTCCGGCCCTCGCGCCGGCTTCTACCGGCAGGAGCTGAACAAGACGGTGTGGGAGGTGCCGCAGCGGCTGCAGGGGCTGCGCCCGGTGGGCTCGGGCGCCTACGGCTCCGTCTG CTCGGCCTACGACGCGCGTCTCCGCCAGAAGGTGGCGGTGAAGAAGCTGTCGCGCCCCTTCCAGTCGCTGGTCCACGCGCGGAGGACCTACCGGGAGCTGCGGCTGCTCCGGCACCTGAAGCACGAGAAT GTCATCGGGCTGCTGGACGTCTTCACTCCGGCCACGTCCATCGAGGACTTCAGCGAAGT GTACCTGGTGACCACGCTGATGGGCGCCGACCTCAACAACATCGTCAAGTGCCAGGCGCTGAGCGACGAGCACGTGCAGTTCCTCGTGTACCAGCTGCTCCGCGGGCTgaag TACATCCACTCGGCCGGGATCATCCACCGG GACCTGAAGCCCAGCAACCTGGCGGTGAACGAGGACTGTGAGCTCCGG ATCCTGGACTTCGGGCTGGCACGCCAGGCGGACGAGGAGATGACGGGCTACGTGGCCACGCGCTGGTACCGCGCCCCTGAGATCATGCTCAACTGGATGCACTACAACCAGACAG TGGACATCTGGTCTGTGGGGTGCATCATGGCCGAGCTGCTCCAAGGAAAGGCCCTCTTCCCGGGAAGTGACT ACATTGACCAGCTGAAGCGCATCATGGAGGTGGTGGGCACGCCCAGCCCCGAGGTGCTGGCAAAGATATCCTCGGAACAC CCGTGGACCTCCTGGGAAGGATGCTGGTGCTGGACAGCGACCAGAGGCTCAGTGCGGCCGAGGCCCTGGCCCACGCCTACTTCAGCCAGTACCACGACCCTGAGGACGAGCCCGAGGCCGAGCCCTATGACGAGAGCGTGGAGGCAAAGGAGCGCACCTTGGAGGAGTGGAAGG AACTCACCTACCAGGAAGTCCTCAGCTTCAAGCCCCCAGGGCCACCGCAGCCCCCAGGCAGCCTGGACGTTGAGCAGTGAGCCGCTCTGGAACTCACGGAGGGGCCCGAGCCTGCCCACCCCGGCTCCACAGCCTGCCGGGTTCCCACCAGGATTGCCTCCCACCTCATGA
- the MAPK11 gene encoding mitogen-activated protein kinase 11 isoform X1: protein MSGPRAGFYRQELNKTVWEVPQRLQGLRPVGSGAYGSVCSAYDARLRQKVAVKKLSRPFQSLVHARRTYRELRLLRHLKHENVIGLLDVFTPATSIEDFSEVYLVTTLMGADLNNIVKCQALSDEHVQFLVYQLLRGLKYIHSAGIIHRDLKPSNLAVNEDCELRILDFGLARQADEEMTGYVATRWYRAPEIMLNWMHYNQTAVDIWSVGCIMAELLQGKALFPGSDYIDQLKRIMEVVGTPSPEVLAKISSEHPWTSWEGCWCWTATRGSVRPRPWPTPTSASTTTLRTSPRPSPMTRAWRQRSAPWRSGRNSPTRKSSASSPQGHRSPQAAWTLSSEPLWNSRRGPSLPTPAPQPAGFPPGLPPTS from the exons ATGTCCGGCCCTCGCGCCGGCTTCTACCGGCAGGAGCTGAACAAGACGGTGTGGGAGGTGCCGCAGCGGCTGCAGGGGCTGCGCCCGGTGGGCTCGGGCGCCTACGGCTCCGTCTG CTCGGCCTACGACGCGCGTCTCCGCCAGAAGGTGGCGGTGAAGAAGCTGTCGCGCCCCTTCCAGTCGCTGGTCCACGCGCGGAGGACCTACCGGGAGCTGCGGCTGCTCCGGCACCTGAAGCACGAGAAT GTCATCGGGCTGCTGGACGTCTTCACTCCGGCCACGTCCATCGAGGACTTCAGCGAAGT GTACCTGGTGACCACGCTGATGGGCGCCGACCTCAACAACATCGTCAAGTGCCAGGCGCTGAGCGACGAGCACGTGCAGTTCCTCGTGTACCAGCTGCTCCGCGGGCTgaag TACATCCACTCGGCCGGGATCATCCACCGG GACCTGAAGCCCAGCAACCTGGCGGTGAACGAGGACTGTGAGCTCCGG ATCCTGGACTTCGGGCTGGCACGCCAGGCGGACGAGGAGATGACGGGCTACGTGGCCACGCGCTGGTACCGCGCCCCTGAGATCATGCTCAACTGGATGCACTACAACCAGACAG CAGTGGACATCTGGTCTGTGGGGTGCATCATGGCCGAGCTGCTCCAAGGAAAGGCCCTCTTCCCGGGAAGTGACT ACATTGACCAGCTGAAGCGCATCATGGAGGTGGTGGGCACGCCCAGCCCCGAGGTGCTGGCAAAGATATCCTCGGAACAC CCGTGGACCTCCTGGGAAGGATGCTGGTGCTGGACAGCGACCAGAGGCTCAGTGCGGCCGAGGCCCTGGCCCACGCCTACTTCAGCCAGTACCACGACCCTGAGGACGAGCCCGAGGCCGAGCCCTATGACGAGAGCGTGGAGGCAAAGGAGCGCACCTTGGAGGAGTGGAAGG AACTCACCTACCAGGAAGTCCTCAGCTTCAAGCCCCCAGGGCCACCGCAGCCCCCAGGCAGCCTGGACGTTGAGCAGTGAGCCGCTCTGGAACTCACGGAGGGGCCCGAGCCTGCCCACCCCGGCTCCACAGCCTGCCGGGTTCCCACCAGGATTGCCTCCCACCTCATGA
- the MAPK11 gene encoding mitogen-activated protein kinase 11 isoform X5, whose amino-acid sequence MSGPRAGFYRQELNKTVWEVPQRLQGLRPVGSGAYGSVCSAYDARLRQKVAVKKLSRPFQSLVHARRTYRELRLLRHLKHENVIGLLDVFTPATSIEDFSEVYLVTTLMGADLNNIVKCQALSDEHVQFLVYQLLRGLKDLKPSNLAVNEDCELRILDFGLARQADEEMTGYVATRWYRAPEIMLNWMHYNQTVDIWSVGCIMAELLQGKALFPGSDYIDQLKRIMEVVGTPSPEVLAKISSEHARTYIQSLPPMPQKDLRSIFRGANPLAVDLLGRMLVLDSDQRLSAAEALAHAYFSQYHDPEDEPEAEPYDESVEAKERTLEEWKELTYQEVLSFKPPGPPQPPGSLDVEQ is encoded by the exons ATGTCCGGCCCTCGCGCCGGCTTCTACCGGCAGGAGCTGAACAAGACGGTGTGGGAGGTGCCGCAGCGGCTGCAGGGGCTGCGCCCGGTGGGCTCGGGCGCCTACGGCTCCGTCTG CTCGGCCTACGACGCGCGTCTCCGCCAGAAGGTGGCGGTGAAGAAGCTGTCGCGCCCCTTCCAGTCGCTGGTCCACGCGCGGAGGACCTACCGGGAGCTGCGGCTGCTCCGGCACCTGAAGCACGAGAAT GTCATCGGGCTGCTGGACGTCTTCACTCCGGCCACGTCCATCGAGGACTTCAGCGAAGT GTACCTGGTGACCACGCTGATGGGCGCCGACCTCAACAACATCGTCAAGTGCCAGGCGCTGAGCGACGAGCACGTGCAGTTCCTCGTGTACCAGCTGCTCCGCGGGCTgaag GACCTGAAGCCCAGCAACCTGGCGGTGAACGAGGACTGTGAGCTCCGG ATCCTGGACTTCGGGCTGGCACGCCAGGCGGACGAGGAGATGACGGGCTACGTGGCCACGCGCTGGTACCGCGCCCCTGAGATCATGCTCAACTGGATGCACTACAACCAGACAG TGGACATCTGGTCTGTGGGGTGCATCATGGCCGAGCTGCTCCAAGGAAAGGCCCTCTTCCCGGGAAGTGACT ACATTGACCAGCTGAAGCGCATCATGGAGGTGGTGGGCACGCCCAGCCCCGAGGTGCTGGCAAAGATATCCTCGGAACAC GCCCGGACCTACATCCAGTCCCTGCCTCCCATGCCCCAGAAGGACCTCAGGAGTATCTTCCGTGGCGCCAACCCCCTGG CCGTGGACCTCCTGGGAAGGATGCTGGTGCTGGACAGCGACCAGAGGCTCAGTGCGGCCGAGGCCCTGGCCCACGCCTACTTCAGCCAGTACCACGACCCTGAGGACGAGCCCGAGGCCGAGCCCTATGACGAGAGCGTGGAGGCAAAGGAGCGCACCTTGGAGGAGTGGAAGG AACTCACCTACCAGGAAGTCCTCAGCTTCAAGCCCCCAGGGCCACCGCAGCCCCCAGGCAGCCTGGACGTTGAGCAGTGA
- the MAPK11 gene encoding mitogen-activated protein kinase 11 isoform X4, with protein MSGPRAGFYRQELNKTVWEVPQRLQGLRPVGSGAYGSVCSAYDARLRQKVAVKKLSRPFQSLVHARRTYRELRLLRHLKHENVIGLLDVFTPATSIEDFSEVYLVTTLMGADLNNIVKCQALSDEHVQFLVYQLLRGLKDLKPSNLAVNEDCELRILDFGLARQADEEMTGYVATRWYRAPEIMLNWMHYNQTAVDIWSVGCIMAELLQGKALFPGSDYIDQLKRIMEVVGTPSPEVLAKISSEHPWTSWEGCWCWTATRGSVRPRPWPTPTSASTTTLRTSPRPSPMTRAWRQRSAPWRSGRNSPTRKSSASSPQGHRSPQAAWTLSSEPLWNSRRGPSLPTPAPQPAGFPPGLPPTS; from the exons ATGTCCGGCCCTCGCGCCGGCTTCTACCGGCAGGAGCTGAACAAGACGGTGTGGGAGGTGCCGCAGCGGCTGCAGGGGCTGCGCCCGGTGGGCTCGGGCGCCTACGGCTCCGTCTG CTCGGCCTACGACGCGCGTCTCCGCCAGAAGGTGGCGGTGAAGAAGCTGTCGCGCCCCTTCCAGTCGCTGGTCCACGCGCGGAGGACCTACCGGGAGCTGCGGCTGCTCCGGCACCTGAAGCACGAGAAT GTCATCGGGCTGCTGGACGTCTTCACTCCGGCCACGTCCATCGAGGACTTCAGCGAAGT GTACCTGGTGACCACGCTGATGGGCGCCGACCTCAACAACATCGTCAAGTGCCAGGCGCTGAGCGACGAGCACGTGCAGTTCCTCGTGTACCAGCTGCTCCGCGGGCTgaag GACCTGAAGCCCAGCAACCTGGCGGTGAACGAGGACTGTGAGCTCCGG ATCCTGGACTTCGGGCTGGCACGCCAGGCGGACGAGGAGATGACGGGCTACGTGGCCACGCGCTGGTACCGCGCCCCTGAGATCATGCTCAACTGGATGCACTACAACCAGACAG CAGTGGACATCTGGTCTGTGGGGTGCATCATGGCCGAGCTGCTCCAAGGAAAGGCCCTCTTCCCGGGAAGTGACT ACATTGACCAGCTGAAGCGCATCATGGAGGTGGTGGGCACGCCCAGCCCCGAGGTGCTGGCAAAGATATCCTCGGAACAC CCGTGGACCTCCTGGGAAGGATGCTGGTGCTGGACAGCGACCAGAGGCTCAGTGCGGCCGAGGCCCTGGCCCACGCCTACTTCAGCCAGTACCACGACCCTGAGGACGAGCCCGAGGCCGAGCCCTATGACGAGAGCGTGGAGGCAAAGGAGCGCACCTTGGAGGAGTGGAAGG AACTCACCTACCAGGAAGTCCTCAGCTTCAAGCCCCCAGGGCCACCGCAGCCCCCAGGCAGCCTGGACGTTGAGCAGTGAGCCGCTCTGGAACTCACGGAGGGGCCCGAGCCTGCCCACCCCGGCTCCACAGCCTGCCGGGTTCCCACCAGGATTGCCTCCCACCTCATGA
- the MAPK11 gene encoding mitogen-activated protein kinase 11 isoform X3, which translates to MSGPRAGFYRQELNKTVWEVPQRLQGLRPVGSGAYGSVCSAYDARLRQKVAVKKLSRPFQSLVHARRTYRELRLLRHLKHENVIGLLDVFTPATSIEDFSEVYLVTTLMGADLNNIVKCQALSDEHVQFLVYQLLRGLKYIHSAGIIHRDLKPSNLAVNEDCELRILDFGLARQADEEMTGYVATRWYRAPEIMLNWMHYNQTVDIWSVGCIMAELLQGKALFPGSDYIDQLKRIMEVVGTPSPEVLAKISSEHARTYIQSLPPMPQKDLRSIFRGANPLAVDLLGRMLVLDSDQRLSAAEALAHAYFSQYHDPEDEPEAEPYDESVEAKERTLEEWKELTYQEVLSFKPPGPPQPPGSLDVEQ; encoded by the exons ATGTCCGGCCCTCGCGCCGGCTTCTACCGGCAGGAGCTGAACAAGACGGTGTGGGAGGTGCCGCAGCGGCTGCAGGGGCTGCGCCCGGTGGGCTCGGGCGCCTACGGCTCCGTCTG CTCGGCCTACGACGCGCGTCTCCGCCAGAAGGTGGCGGTGAAGAAGCTGTCGCGCCCCTTCCAGTCGCTGGTCCACGCGCGGAGGACCTACCGGGAGCTGCGGCTGCTCCGGCACCTGAAGCACGAGAAT GTCATCGGGCTGCTGGACGTCTTCACTCCGGCCACGTCCATCGAGGACTTCAGCGAAGT GTACCTGGTGACCACGCTGATGGGCGCCGACCTCAACAACATCGTCAAGTGCCAGGCGCTGAGCGACGAGCACGTGCAGTTCCTCGTGTACCAGCTGCTCCGCGGGCTgaag TACATCCACTCGGCCGGGATCATCCACCGG GACCTGAAGCCCAGCAACCTGGCGGTGAACGAGGACTGTGAGCTCCGG ATCCTGGACTTCGGGCTGGCACGCCAGGCGGACGAGGAGATGACGGGCTACGTGGCCACGCGCTGGTACCGCGCCCCTGAGATCATGCTCAACTGGATGCACTACAACCAGACAG TGGACATCTGGTCTGTGGGGTGCATCATGGCCGAGCTGCTCCAAGGAAAGGCCCTCTTCCCGGGAAGTGACT ACATTGACCAGCTGAAGCGCATCATGGAGGTGGTGGGCACGCCCAGCCCCGAGGTGCTGGCAAAGATATCCTCGGAACAC GCCCGGACCTACATCCAGTCCCTGCCTCCCATGCCCCAGAAGGACCTCAGGAGTATCTTCCGTGGCGCCAACCCCCTGG CCGTGGACCTCCTGGGAAGGATGCTGGTGCTGGACAGCGACCAGAGGCTCAGTGCGGCCGAGGCCCTGGCCCACGCCTACTTCAGCCAGTACCACGACCCTGAGGACGAGCCCGAGGCCGAGCCCTATGACGAGAGCGTGGAGGCAAAGGAGCGCACCTTGGAGGAGTGGAAGG AACTCACCTACCAGGAAGTCCTCAGCTTCAAGCCCCCAGGGCCACCGCAGCCCCCAGGCAGCCTGGACGTTGAGCAGTGA